Proteins encoded in a region of the Leptolyngbya subtilissima AS-A7 genome:
- a CDS encoding chloride channel protein, which produces MLLKRLEPLLSRKRVAIVEACVIGLVSGLAAVLLKQGVELLTFWRTSSTLPLWLALPTIGLVGGCLSGWLVERLAPEASGSGIPQVKAALGFAKIPLNLRVALVKLVSTLLALGSGLSLGRQGPTVQIGAGLAAQLSRWVPTSPEYRRQLISAGAAAGLAAGFNAPIAGVLFVVEELLQDFSDLTLGSAILASFIGAVVSRLLGGQGLNLTMDARHISLSMHDLPFLIILGLMAGLLGSLFRRGIFGSLAFFRQFKGLGLPGRIGLAGLITGLVGVFVPVASIDNTGLQEFLVTGSAGWQMIAIAFVAKFLLTLLAYGSGAPGGIFAPSLVLGAALGCLVSFFAQGVYTGFGAWPAPADLATTTTYALTGMGAFFSAVTGVPITAIVIVFEMTANFNLVLPLMIGSGVAYLIADRANDGSIYNRLLALQGIHLEPVPQANNPWGHLKAADLMQRRVETLSSQMSLPEVVQAFSRSHHRGFPVLEDGRLVGIVTQSDLSDSTTQGLDDDVTLANIMTTQPVTVAPDAPLPRVLHLLNRLKLSRLPVTQGNKLVGIITRADIIRAECDQVSGDQLKLGPQAEPSYVVFQQQAPATGQGRLLLPLADPRTAPDLIKIAAAIAHGLHYELECIHVVPVPRSVAPAEAKVDLQGVEPLRQLALSYAENSGLSVHFQVRAAHEIGRTLLEVIKERHIDLVLMGWHHPSLTPGRVISGVVDTLIRQAPCQVVVVRPGRNLTFNHWLIPTAGGPNAQSAQALLPGLLTLGHSPEVQLCTICHPEKGECLTLQHLSEMADGLKETLRRPVYTQVLTHPSVSEAIVDMASLCHSDAILLGASRENLLSQVIKGNVPLEIAQNTQITVILLRQVEG; this is translated from the coding sequence ATGTTGTTAAAGCGCCTGGAACCCTTGCTGAGCCGCAAGCGGGTAGCCATTGTTGAGGCGTGTGTTATTGGGCTGGTGTCGGGGCTAGCAGCGGTGCTGCTCAAGCAGGGGGTCGAGCTGCTTACCTTCTGGCGCACCTCCAGCACCCTACCGTTGTGGCTGGCGCTACCCACGATTGGTTTGGTGGGCGGCTGTCTGTCAGGCTGGTTGGTTGAACGGCTGGCTCCGGAGGCGTCGGGCAGCGGTATCCCTCAGGTTAAAGCAGCGCTTGGCTTCGCCAAAATTCCGCTAAACCTGCGCGTGGCGTTGGTGAAGCTAGTCAGCACTCTCTTGGCGCTGGGGTCAGGTCTTTCTCTAGGGCGGCAGGGGCCAACGGTGCAAATTGGCGCCGGCCTAGCGGCGCAGCTAAGTCGCTGGGTGCCAACATCGCCCGAGTATCGACGACAGTTAATCTCCGCTGGCGCGGCTGCCGGTCTGGCGGCAGGCTTCAATGCCCCCATTGCTGGGGTGCTGTTTGTAGTCGAGGAGCTGCTGCAAGATTTTTCTGACCTTACTCTGGGCAGCGCTATTTTGGCGTCATTTATTGGGGCGGTAGTGTCGCGGCTGCTGGGGGGGCAGGGGCTCAATCTAACAATGGATGCCCGGCACATCAGCCTGTCAATGCACGATCTGCCCTTTCTAATCATTTTGGGCTTGATGGCTGGGCTGCTGGGATCGCTATTTCGGCGGGGCATTTTTGGCAGTTTGGCGTTTTTTCGCCAATTTAAAGGTTTGGGATTGCCTGGACGCATTGGCCTAGCGGGGCTGATTACGGGGCTGGTGGGGGTGTTTGTGCCGGTGGCGTCGATTGACAACACCGGGCTGCAAGAGTTTTTGGTGACTGGCTCGGCTGGGTGGCAGATGATTGCGATCGCCTTCGTCGCCAAGTTTTTGTTGACGCTATTGGCCTATGGGTCAGGGGCCCCAGGGGGAATTTTTGCCCCCTCGCTGGTGCTGGGTGCAGCATTGGGATGTTTGGTGAGCTTCTTTGCCCAGGGCGTCTACACCGGCTTTGGGGCCTGGCCTGCACCGGCCGACTTAGCCACCACCACTACCTACGCGCTGACGGGCATGGGCGCTTTCTTTAGCGCGGTGACGGGAGTGCCGATAACAGCCATCGTGATCGTTTTTGAGATGACCGCCAACTTCAACCTGGTACTGCCCCTAATGATCGGCTCAGGGGTCGCCTACCTGATTGCCGATCGCGCCAACGACGGCTCGATCTATAACCGCCTGCTCGCTCTCCAGGGCATTCACCTGGAGCCAGTGCCTCAGGCTAACAACCCCTGGGGACACCTCAAGGCGGCAGACTTAATGCAGCGGCGGGTCGAAACCCTTTCTAGCCAAATGAGCTTACCCGAGGTGGTGCAAGCCTTTTCGCGCTCGCACCATCGCGGCTTTCCAGTGCTCGAAGACGGTCGTCTGGTGGGCATTGTCACCCAGAGCGACCTGAGCGACTCCACCACCCAGGGCCTAGATGACGACGTAACCCTGGCTAATATAATGACGACTCAGCCGGTTACCGTGGCCCCCGACGCTCCCCTGCCTCGAGTGCTGCACCTGCTCAATCGACTCAAACTCAGCCGCCTGCCCGTCACCCAGGGCAACAAGCTGGTGGGCATCATCACCCGTGCCGACATTATTCGCGCCGAGTGCGACCAGGTCAGCGGCGATCAGCTCAAACTCGGCCCCCAGGCAGAACCCTCCTATGTGGTGTTTCAGCAGCAGGCCCCCGCCACCGGCCAGGGACGATTGTTGCTGCCCCTAGCCGACCCCCGCACCGCGCCCGATTTGATCAAGATCGCGGCGGCGATCGCCCATGGCCTGCACTACGAGCTGGAGTGTATCCACGTCGTCCCCGTGCCCCGCAGTGTTGCCCCGGCTGAAGCCAAGGTTGACCTACAAGGGGTAGAGCCCCTGCGCCAGCTCGCTCTCTCCTACGCCGAAAACAGTGGGCTGTCGGTGCATTTTCAGGTACGGGCCGCCCATGAAATTGGCCGCACCCTGCTTGAAGTAATCAAAGAGCGCCACATTGACTTGGTGTTGATGGGTTGGCACCACCCTAGTCTTACCCCCGGTCGGGTGATCAGCGGCGTCGTCGATACTCTAATTCGCCAGGCCCCCTGCCAGGTGGTGGTGGTGCGTCCCGGCCGCAATCTCACTTTTAACCATTGGCTGATACCCACCGCGGGCGGCCCCAATGCTCAGAGTGCTCAGGCCCTGCTGCCCGGCCTGCTCACCCTTGGCCATTCCCCCGAGGTTCAACTTTGCACCATCTGCCACCCCGAAAAGGGCGAATGCCTCACCCTCCAGCATCTCTCTGAGATGGCTGACGGGCTCAAAGAAACCCTGCGCCGCCCAGTGTATACCCAGGTGCTAACCCATCCCTCGGTCTCGGAGGCGATCGTTGATATGGCAAGCCTGTGTCACAGCGACGCCATTTTACTCGGCGCTTCCCGAGAAAACTTGCTAAGCCAGGTCATTAAGGGCAATGTGCCGCTAGAAATTGCTCAAAATACTCAAATCACCGTTATCCTATTGCGTCAAGTCGAGGGCTAG